A single genomic interval of Burkholderia cepacia ATCC 25416 harbors:
- the iolE gene encoding myo-inosose-2 dehydratase, with the protein MSWNVRIGINPLSWMNDDLPSLGGETPLETALKEGAEIGYAGFELGNKFPKTGPELKAKLAGFGLVCVSGWYSGFLAEVAPGMSDADAVAAEIERCRAHMTKLQYNDVNVVVYGECAGTIQGNIDTPVAKRPRFVDEDAWRRYAARLDAFGEHLLATYGIKLAYHHHMGAYVESPDDVDRLMALTDPAKVFLLFDTGHAYFGGAADPVTLLKKHVSRVVHVHCKDVRPQVVTQARNDGWSFLNGVINGTFTVPGDGALDYEATLRTLKDAGYEGWLVVEAEQDPAVAPSYAYAKKGYESLRAIVDRLSA; encoded by the coding sequence ATGAGCTGGAACGTCCGCATCGGTATCAATCCCCTGTCGTGGATGAACGACGACCTGCCGTCGCTCGGCGGCGAGACGCCGCTCGAAACGGCGCTGAAGGAAGGCGCCGAAATCGGCTATGCGGGCTTCGAGCTCGGCAACAAGTTTCCGAAGACGGGCCCCGAGCTGAAGGCGAAACTTGCCGGGTTCGGGCTCGTGTGCGTGTCGGGCTGGTATTCGGGCTTCCTCGCGGAAGTCGCGCCGGGCATGAGCGACGCCGATGCGGTCGCCGCGGAGATCGAGCGCTGCCGCGCGCACATGACGAAGCTGCAGTACAACGACGTGAACGTGGTCGTGTACGGCGAATGCGCGGGCACGATCCAGGGCAACATCGACACGCCGGTCGCGAAGCGGCCGCGCTTCGTCGACGAAGACGCATGGCGGCGCTACGCGGCACGCCTCGACGCATTCGGCGAGCACCTGCTCGCGACCTACGGCATCAAGCTCGCCTACCATCACCACATGGGCGCATACGTCGAATCGCCCGACGACGTCGACCGGCTGATGGCGCTGACCGATCCGGCGAAGGTGTTCCTGCTGTTCGATACCGGCCACGCATATTTCGGCGGCGCGGCCGACCCGGTGACGTTGTTGAAGAAACACGTATCGCGCGTGGTCCACGTGCATTGCAAGGACGTGCGGCCGCAGGTCGTCACGCAGGCGCGCAACGACGGCTGGAGCTTCCTGAACGGCGTGATCAACGGCACCTTCACGGTGCCCGGCGACGGCGCGCTCGACTACGAGGCGACGCTGCGCACGCTGAAGGATGCCGGCTACGAAGGCTGGCTCGTCGTCGAGGCCGAGCAGGATCCGGCCGTCGCGCCGAGCTATGCGTATGCGAAGAAGGGCTACGAATCGCTGCGCGCGATCGTCGACCGGTTGAGCGCGTGA
- the iolD gene encoding 3D-(3,5/4)-trihydroxycyclohexane-1,2-dione acylhydrolase (decyclizing) — MTSTVRLTVSQALVRYLAALRAEVVQPDGRVEILPYCGGVFAIFGHGNVAGLGEALHAEKDRLPTFRAHNEQGMANAAIAFAKANFRQRMMAATSSIGPGATNMLTSAALAHVGRLPLLLLPGDVFVSRLPDPVLQQVEDFEQGDVSANDCFRPVTRYFDRITSPEQLLVALPRAIQVMTDPAQCGPVCLALPQDVQTFAYDWPEDFFAPPVIRMRRPPADALELADALDVLKAAKKPLIVAGGGVLYSQAWDALRAFADTHGVPVAESQAGKGSLAWDHPLNLGSIGVTGSPAANRAAAQADVVFAVGTRLQDFTTGSHALYGNATLLSLNVQPFDAGKKRGRQLVADARTGLGQLSAALAGWHADPAWTASNRDQAAAWNARVTELTTRVPNDTLPYDAEVIGAVRDSAADAGRDSARDDLVVCAAGTLPAELHKLWRSGVPGNYHMDYAYSCMGYEVAGGLGAKLARPEREVIVIVGDGSYMMLNAELATSVMLGRKIVVVILDNRGYGCIERLQLNCGGASFNNMLDDCVPEGGERSTIDFAMHARAMGAEAVHVRDIGELRSEMKRARAAKKSQVLVIDTTHRRTTDDGGAWWEVAVPQVSERAGVEDAHRAYLDAKTRQRR, encoded by the coding sequence ATGACCTCTACCGTAAGACTGACCGTCAGCCAGGCGCTCGTGCGCTACCTGGCCGCCCTGCGCGCCGAAGTCGTCCAGCCCGACGGCCGCGTCGAGATCCTGCCCTACTGCGGCGGCGTGTTCGCGATCTTCGGCCACGGCAACGTGGCCGGGCTCGGCGAGGCGCTGCACGCCGAAAAAGACCGGCTGCCGACGTTCCGCGCGCACAACGAGCAAGGGATGGCGAACGCGGCGATCGCGTTCGCGAAAGCGAACTTCCGCCAGCGGATGATGGCCGCGACGTCGAGCATCGGCCCCGGCGCGACCAACATGCTGACCTCCGCCGCGCTCGCGCACGTCGGCCGCCTGCCGCTGCTGCTGCTGCCCGGCGACGTGTTCGTGTCGCGCCTGCCCGACCCGGTGCTGCAACAGGTCGAGGATTTCGAACAGGGCGACGTCAGCGCGAACGACTGCTTCCGGCCGGTGACGCGCTACTTCGACCGGATCACGTCGCCCGAGCAGCTGCTCGTCGCGCTGCCGCGTGCGATCCAGGTGATGACCGACCCCGCGCAGTGCGGCCCCGTGTGCCTCGCGCTGCCGCAGGACGTGCAGACCTTCGCGTACGACTGGCCCGAGGATTTCTTCGCGCCGCCGGTGATCCGGATGCGCCGGCCGCCGGCCGACGCGCTCGAGCTCGCCGATGCGCTCGACGTGCTGAAGGCCGCGAAGAAGCCGCTGATCGTCGCGGGCGGCGGCGTGCTGTACAGCCAGGCGTGGGACGCACTGCGCGCGTTCGCCGATACGCATGGCGTGCCGGTCGCGGAATCGCAGGCCGGCAAGGGCAGCCTCGCGTGGGACCACCCGCTGAACCTCGGCTCGATCGGCGTGACGGGCTCGCCCGCCGCGAACCGCGCGGCCGCGCAGGCCGATGTGGTGTTCGCGGTCGGCACGAGGCTGCAGGACTTCACGACCGGCTCGCATGCGCTCTACGGCAACGCGACGCTGCTGAGCCTGAACGTGCAGCCGTTCGACGCAGGCAAGAAACGCGGCCGGCAACTCGTCGCCGACGCGCGCACGGGCCTCGGCCAGTTGTCGGCCGCGCTGGCCGGCTGGCATGCCGATCCGGCATGGACGGCCAGCAACCGCGACCAGGCCGCCGCATGGAACGCGCGCGTGACCGAACTCACGACGCGCGTGCCGAACGACACGCTGCCCTACGACGCGGAAGTGATCGGCGCGGTGCGCGACTCCGCGGCCGACGCGGGGCGCGACAGCGCGCGCGACGACCTCGTGGTGTGCGCGGCCGGCACGCTGCCGGCCGAACTGCACAAGCTGTGGCGCAGCGGCGTGCCGGGCAACTACCACATGGACTACGCGTACTCGTGCATGGGCTACGAGGTCGCGGGCGGCCTCGGCGCGAAGCTCGCGCGGCCCGAGCGCGAAGTGATCGTGATCGTCGGCGACGGCTCGTACATGATGCTCAACGCGGAACTCGCGACCTCCGTGATGCTCGGCCGCAAGATCGTCGTCGTGATCCTCGACAACCGCGGCTACGGCTGCATCGAGCGGCTGCAGCTGAACTGCGGCGGCGCGAGCTTCAACAACATGCTCGACGACTGCGTGCCCGAAGGCGGCGAACGCTCGACCATCGACTTCGCGATGCACGCGCGCGCGATGGGCGCCGAAGCCGTGCACGTGCGCGACATCGGCGAACTGCGTAGCGAAATGAAGCGCGCCCGCGCGGCGAAGAAGAGCCAGGTGCTCGTGATCGACACCACGCACCGGCGCACGACCGACGACGGCGGCGCATGGTGGGAAGTCGCCGTGCCGCAGGTGTCCGAACGCGCCGGCGTCGAGGACGCGCACCGCGCATATCTCGACGCGAAGACCCGGCAGCGGCGCTGA
- a CDS encoding bifunctional 5-dehydro-2-deoxygluconokinase/5-dehydro-2-deoxyphosphogluconate aldolase produces MSLLNFPSDRPIDLACLGRVAVDLYAQQYGSRLEDARSFQMYLGGSSGNVAFGVARLGLKTAMISRVGDEQMGRFLRETLEREGCDTSQLQTDRERLTALVLLGLKDRDTFPLLFVRENCADMAVRADEISEDFIAGCRALAITGTHLSTPGTREASLTALGYARRHGVVRILDIDYRPVLWGLTARGAGENRYVPDAQVTRQLQQVLGEFDLLVGTEEEFLIAGGVPHDLIGSLQAVRAITNATLVVKRGALGCCVIEGDIPARIDDAPTFLGERVEVLNVLGAGDAFLSGLLSGLLRGRDWAESTRIANACGAIVVSRHACSAAMPTPAELAHWFDGNRNPVVDADHTLAHLHRVTVPRREWDDLCVMAFDHRSQFYELAVQAGADEARIRTLKRLLVRAVEQVERERRIEGHVGVLIDGGGYGSDALASATGRGWWVGRPVELPGSRPLRFDETRSVGSSLTHWPTEQVVKCLVHYHPDDQVDLRVEQEQRVLELWEATRASGNELLLEMIPPRAVTPAGTEDDAVLRTIARFYNLGVKPEWWKLTPLSADGWARLAALIAERDPHCRGAVILGLNQPLQYLVDSFRSATNPIVKGFMVGRTLWADASLNWFAGRIDDQALIDEVAGNFAQLVDAWLGRRAAAAARAAAA; encoded by the coding sequence ATGAGCCTGCTGAACTTTCCGAGTGACCGCCCCATCGATCTCGCCTGCCTCGGCCGCGTGGCCGTGGATCTCTATGCGCAGCAGTACGGCAGCCGCCTCGAAGACGCGCGCAGCTTCCAGATGTATCTCGGCGGCTCGTCCGGCAACGTCGCGTTCGGCGTGGCGCGGCTCGGGCTGAAGACCGCGATGATCTCGCGCGTCGGCGACGAGCAGATGGGCCGCTTCCTGCGCGAGACGCTCGAGCGCGAAGGCTGCGACACGAGCCAGCTGCAGACCGACCGCGAACGCCTCACCGCGCTGGTGCTGCTCGGGCTGAAGGATCGCGACACGTTCCCGCTGCTGTTCGTGCGCGAGAACTGCGCGGACATGGCCGTGCGCGCCGACGAGATCAGCGAGGACTTCATCGCCGGCTGCCGCGCGCTCGCGATCACCGGCACGCATCTGTCGACGCCGGGCACGCGCGAGGCGTCGCTGACCGCGCTCGGTTATGCGCGCCGCCATGGCGTCGTGCGGATTCTCGACATCGACTACCGGCCCGTACTGTGGGGCCTGACCGCGCGCGGCGCGGGCGAGAACCGCTACGTGCCGGACGCGCAGGTGACGCGTCAGCTGCAGCAGGTGCTCGGCGAATTCGACCTGCTGGTCGGCACCGAGGAGGAATTCCTGATCGCGGGCGGCGTGCCGCATGACCTGATCGGGTCGTTGCAGGCGGTGCGCGCCATCACGAACGCGACGCTGGTCGTCAAGCGCGGCGCGCTCGGCTGCTGCGTGATCGAGGGCGACATTCCCGCCCGCATCGACGATGCGCCGACCTTCCTCGGCGAACGCGTCGAGGTGCTCAACGTGCTCGGCGCGGGCGACGCGTTCCTGTCGGGCCTGCTGTCGGGGCTGCTGCGCGGCCGCGACTGGGCCGAGTCGACGCGCATCGCGAACGCGTGCGGCGCGATCGTCGTATCGCGCCACGCGTGCTCCGCGGCGATGCCGACGCCGGCCGAGCTTGCGCACTGGTTCGACGGCAACCGCAATCCGGTGGTCGATGCCGATCACACGCTCGCGCACCTGCATCGCGTGACGGTGCCGCGCCGCGAATGGGACGACCTGTGCGTGATGGCGTTCGATCATCGCAGCCAGTTCTACGAACTCGCGGTGCAGGCCGGCGCCGACGAAGCACGGATCAGGACGCTGAAGCGCCTGCTCGTGCGCGCGGTCGAGCAGGTCGAGCGCGAGCGCCGGATCGAAGGCCATGTCGGCGTGCTGATCGACGGCGGCGGCTACGGCAGCGACGCGCTGGCGTCGGCCACCGGGCGCGGCTGGTGGGTCGGCCGCCCGGTCGAGCTGCCGGGCTCCCGGCCGCTGCGCTTCGACGAAACGCGCTCGGTCGGCTCGTCGCTCACGCACTGGCCGACTGAACAGGTCGTGAAGTGCCTCGTTCACTATCATCCGGACGACCAGGTCGACCTGCGCGTCGAACAGGAGCAGCGCGTGCTGGAACTGTGGGAAGCCACGCGCGCCAGCGGCAACGAACTGCTGCTGGAAATGATTCCGCCGCGCGCGGTCACGCCGGCCGGCACCGAGGACGACGCGGTGCTGCGCACGATCGCGCGCTTCTACAACCTCGGCGTGAAACCCGAATGGTGGAAGCTCACGCCGCTGAGCGCCGACGGCTGGGCACGGCTCGCCGCGCTGATCGCCGAGCGCGACCCGCACTGCCGCGGCGCGGTGATCCTCGGGCTGAACCAGCCGCTGCAATACCTCGTCGACAGCTTCCGCTCGGCGACCAACCCGATCGTCAAGGGCTTCATGGTCGGGCGCACGCTGTGGGCCGATGCGTCGCTGAACTGGTTCGCCGGCCGGATCGACGACCAGGCGCTGATCGATGAAGTGGCCGGCAACTTCGCGCAGCTCGTGGATGCGTGGCTCGGCCGCCGTGCGGCGGCGGCGGCACGCGCCGCCGCGGCGTGA
- a CDS encoding sugar ABC transporter substrate-binding protein: protein MKTKLMAVAAAAILAAPLAHAEKIGVTMASFDDTFLTILRNSIADSAKKDGATVQIEDGGNDVGKQLSQVQNMIAQKVDAIIVNAVDTDATPKITKMVTAAKIPLVYVNRKPVDFDKLPAGVAVVASDEKQSGTLQARQVCKLLGGKGDLLVLMGELSNESARARTKDIEDVIATKDCAGMKIVDKREGKWSRTQGQDITMNWLSSGTKYDAIISNNDEMAIGAINALKAARKWTPKTIVAGIDATPDGLASMKSGELKVSVYQNASGQGQQAVAAALKLAKKQPVDRYVNVPFELVTPENMSQYAKH from the coding sequence ATGAAGACCAAGCTGATGGCCGTCGCGGCCGCCGCGATCCTGGCTGCGCCGCTCGCGCATGCCGAGAAGATCGGCGTGACGATGGCGTCGTTCGACGACACGTTCCTGACCATCCTGCGCAACAGCATCGCCGATTCGGCGAAGAAGGACGGCGCGACGGTGCAGATCGAGGACGGCGGCAACGACGTCGGCAAGCAGTTGAGCCAGGTCCAGAACATGATTGCGCAGAAGGTCGACGCGATTATCGTGAACGCGGTCGATACCGACGCGACGCCGAAGATCACGAAGATGGTGACGGCCGCGAAGATTCCGCTCGTCTACGTGAACCGCAAGCCGGTCGATTTCGACAAGCTGCCGGCCGGCGTCGCGGTCGTCGCGTCCGACGAGAAGCAGTCGGGCACGCTGCAGGCGCGCCAGGTGTGCAAGCTGCTCGGCGGCAAGGGCGACCTCCTCGTGCTGATGGGCGAGCTGTCCAACGAATCGGCGCGCGCCCGCACGAAAGACATCGAGGACGTGATCGCGACGAAGGATTGCGCGGGCATGAAGATCGTCGACAAGCGCGAGGGCAAGTGGAGCCGCACGCAGGGCCAGGACATCACGATGAACTGGCTGAGCTCCGGCACGAAGTACGACGCGATCATCTCCAACAACGACGAGATGGCGATCGGCGCGATCAATGCGCTGAAGGCCGCGCGCAAGTGGACGCCGAAGACGATCGTCGCCGGCATCGACGCGACGCCCGACGGGCTCGCCTCGATGAAGAGCGGCGAGCTGAAGGTGTCGGTGTACCAGAACGCGTCCGGGCAGGGGCAGCAGGCCGTCGCGGCCGCGCTCAAGCTCGCGAAGAAACAGCCCGTCGACCGCTACGTGAACGTGCCGTTCGAGCTCGTGACGCCCGAGAACATGAGCCAGTACGCGAAGCACTGA
- a CDS encoding sugar ABC transporter ATP-binding protein: MFTARIARPMAGDDASAGVSGLSGSSAPPASSAADCVLEVRGVGKSFPGVVALDGVQFRVRRGTVHALMGENGAGKSTLMKIIAGVYTPDEGEILINGEPVVLNGPLDALDRGIAMIHQELNLMPYMTVAENIWIRREPKNRFGLIDHAALRRQTAALFERLSIDIDPETDVRTLTVASRQMVEIAKAVSFDSDVLIMDEPTSALTDKEVTHLFRIIRQLREQGKGIVYITHKMNELFEIADEFSVFRDGKYIGTHASSDVTRDDIIRMMVGREITQMFPKEEVPIGDVVLSVKNLGVDGVFRDVSFELRAGEILGVAGLVGSGRSNVAEALFGVVPATSGEIRIDGKPVRIATPAQAMKHGMAFLTEDRKDTGCFLNLDLLANMEAAVLSNRYVKFNFVRQAQLKRDCEEMSRMLRVKSPGLHEEIQNLSGGNQQKVLIGRWLLTQPRILILDEPTRGIDVGAKAEIHRLVSALAGKGVAVLMISSEMPEVLGMSDRVMVMHEGRMTGIVDRKDADQVRIMDLASR; encoded by the coding sequence ATGTTTACAGCCAGGATCGCGCGCCCGATGGCCGGCGACGATGCGTCGGCCGGTGTGTCGGGTTTGTCCGGCTCGTCGGCCCCGCCGGCTTCTTCCGCGGCCGACTGCGTGCTCGAGGTGCGCGGTGTCGGCAAGTCCTTTCCGGGCGTCGTCGCGCTCGACGGCGTGCAGTTCCGCGTGCGTCGCGGCACCGTCCATGCACTGATGGGCGAGAACGGCGCGGGCAAGTCGACGCTGATGAAGATCATCGCGGGCGTCTACACGCCCGATGAGGGCGAGATCCTGATCAACGGCGAGCCGGTCGTGCTGAACGGCCCGCTCGATGCGCTCGACCGCGGCATCGCGATGATTCACCAGGAACTCAACCTGATGCCGTACATGACGGTCGCGGAGAACATCTGGATCCGCCGCGAACCGAAGAACCGCTTCGGCCTGATCGATCACGCGGCGCTGCGCCGCCAGACGGCCGCGCTGTTCGAGCGGCTGTCGATCGACATCGATCCGGAAACCGACGTGCGCACGCTGACGGTCGCGAGCCGCCAGATGGTCGAGATCGCGAAGGCCGTGTCGTTCGACTCGGACGTGCTGATCATGGACGAGCCGACTTCCGCGCTGACCGACAAGGAAGTCACGCACCTGTTCCGGATCATTCGCCAGCTGCGCGAGCAGGGCAAGGGCATCGTCTACATCACGCACAAGATGAACGAGCTGTTCGAGATCGCCGACGAGTTTTCGGTGTTCCGCGACGGCAAGTACATCGGCACGCATGCGTCGAGCGACGTCACGCGCGACGACATCATCCGCATGATGGTCGGGCGCGAGATCACGCAGATGTTCCCGAAGGAGGAGGTGCCGATCGGCGACGTCGTGCTGTCGGTGAAGAACCTCGGCGTCGACGGCGTGTTCCGCGACGTGAGCTTCGAGCTGCGCGCGGGCGAGATCCTCGGCGTGGCCGGCCTCGTCGGCTCGGGGCGCTCGAACGTCGCGGAGGCGCTGTTCGGCGTCGTGCCGGCCACGTCGGGCGAGATCCGGATCGACGGCAAGCCGGTGCGGATCGCGACACCCGCGCAGGCGATGAAGCACGGGATGGCCTTCCTCACCGAGGATCGCAAGGACACCGGCTGCTTCCTGAATCTCGACCTGCTCGCGAACATGGAAGCGGCGGTGCTCAGCAACCGCTACGTGAAGTTCAATTTCGTGCGGCAGGCGCAGTTGAAGCGCGACTGCGAGGAAATGAGCCGGATGCTGCGCGTGAAGTCGCCCGGGCTGCACGAGGAGATCCAGAACCTGTCGGGCGGCAACCAGCAGAAGGTGCTGATCGGCCGGTGGCTGCTCACGCAGCCGCGCATCCTGATCCTCGACGAACCGACCCGCGGCATCGACGTCGGCGCGAAGGCCGAGATTCACCGGCTCGTCAGCGCGCTCGCCGGCAAGGGCGTCGCGGTGCTGATGATCTCGTCGGAAATGCCGGAAGTGCTGGGAATGAGCGATCGCGTGATGGTGATGCACGAAGGGCGCATGACCGGCATCGTCGATCGCAAGGACGCCGACCAGGTCCGCATCATGGATCTCGCGTCGCGCTGA
- a CDS encoding ABC transporter permease codes for MGNLNPAADAQTMTIKARHMKWPPELSIFLVLVGISLFFEIVGWIVVGQSFLFNTERLEIIVLQMAVIGIIAVGVNLVIITSGIDLSSGSVVAAAAVVSASLAQVSDFPRAVFPHLTDLPIIWPVLAGVCVGLLVGLLNGSLIAMTGIPPFIATLGTMVAARGFAKWFTNGMPVSMLTDQFAAIGAGANPVIIFLVIAAIFHVVLRYTRFGKYTYAIGANRHAAVVSGINVTRHLIFVYAIAGLLSGIAGTVTAARAISGQSGMGVMYELDAIAAVVIGGTSLSGGLGRVTGTVIGVLILGVMTSGFTFIRIDAYYQEMVKGAIIVAAVIADQYRNKKKRR; via the coding sequence ATGGGCAACCTGAATCCGGCTGCGGATGCGCAGACCATGACGATCAAGGCGCGGCACATGAAGTGGCCGCCCGAACTGAGCATCTTCCTCGTGCTCGTCGGCATCAGCCTGTTCTTCGAGATCGTCGGCTGGATCGTCGTCGGCCAGAGCTTCCTGTTCAATACCGAGCGGCTCGAGATCATCGTGCTGCAGATGGCCGTGATCGGCATCATCGCGGTCGGCGTGAACCTCGTCATCATCACCAGCGGGATCGACCTGTCGTCGGGCTCGGTCGTGGCCGCCGCGGCGGTCGTGTCGGCAAGCCTCGCGCAGGTGTCCGACTTCCCGCGCGCGGTGTTCCCGCACCTGACCGACCTGCCGATCATCTGGCCCGTGCTGGCCGGCGTGTGCGTCGGGCTGCTGGTCGGCCTGCTGAACGGCTCGCTGATCGCGATGACCGGCATCCCGCCGTTCATCGCGACGCTCGGCACGATGGTCGCCGCGCGCGGGTTCGCGAAGTGGTTCACCAACGGGATGCCCGTGTCGATGCTGACCGACCAGTTCGCGGCCATCGGCGCAGGCGCCAATCCGGTGATCATCTTCCTCGTGATCGCCGCGATCTTCCACGTCGTGCTGCGCTACACGCGCTTCGGCAAGTACACGTACGCGATCGGCGCGAACCGTCATGCGGCCGTCGTGTCCGGCATCAACGTCACGCGCCACCTGATCTTCGTCTACGCGATCGCGGGCCTGCTGAGCGGGATCGCCGGCACCGTGACCGCCGCGCGCGCGATCTCGGGCCAGTCGGGCATGGGCGTGATGTACGAACTCGACGCGATCGCGGCCGTCGTGATCGGCGGCACGTCGCTGTCGGGCGGGCTCGGCCGCGTGACGGGCACCGTGATCGGCGTGCTGATCCTCGGCGTGATGACGTCGGGCTTCACGTTCATCCGCATCGACGCGTATTACCAGGAGATGGTCAAGGGCGCGATCATCGTCGCGGCCGTGATCGCCGACCAGTACCGCAACAAGAAGAAGCGCCGCTGA
- a CDS encoding Gfo/Idh/MocA family oxidoreductase gives MTLQIGVIGCGAIGQDHIRRLTRTLSGARVVAVNDIDPQQARDAVTKYGLDAEIYADGHEVVAAADVQAVLVTSWGPTHEAFVLDAIAHGKPVFCEKPLAVTAEGCMRIVEAEVAHGKRLVQVGFMRPYDEGYRALKRVIDSGEIGAPLMLHCAHRNQSVGERYTTDMAITDTLIHELDVLRWLLGEDYVSTQVVYPKKTRHASSHLADPQIVLLETASGVRIDVEIFVNCQYGYDIQCEVVGEQGIAKLPDPPAVGLKHAARQSVEIMTDWKERFIASYDVELQAFIDGVRAQALTGPSAWDGYAAAVAADACVRAQKSGAVESIAMAERPAFYRG, from the coding sequence ATGACCTTGCAAATCGGCGTGATCGGCTGCGGCGCGATCGGCCAGGACCACATCCGCAGACTGACCCGCACGCTGTCCGGCGCGCGTGTCGTGGCCGTCAACGACATCGATCCGCAGCAGGCGCGCGACGCGGTGACGAAGTACGGGCTCGATGCCGAGATCTACGCCGATGGCCACGAGGTGGTCGCGGCCGCCGACGTGCAGGCCGTGCTCGTCACGTCGTGGGGGCCGACGCACGAAGCGTTCGTGCTCGACGCGATCGCGCACGGCAAGCCCGTGTTCTGCGAGAAGCCGCTCGCCGTCACGGCGGAAGGCTGCATGCGGATCGTCGAAGCGGAAGTCGCGCACGGCAAGCGGCTCGTGCAGGTCGGCTTCATGCGTCCGTACGACGAAGGTTATCGCGCGCTCAAGCGCGTGATCGACAGCGGCGAGATCGGCGCGCCCTTGATGCTGCATTGCGCGCACCGCAACCAGTCGGTCGGCGAGCGCTACACGACCGACATGGCGATCACCGATACGCTGATTCACGAACTCGACGTGCTGCGCTGGCTGCTCGGCGAGGACTACGTGAGCACGCAGGTCGTCTATCCGAAGAAGACGCGTCATGCGTCGTCGCATCTCGCCGATCCGCAGATCGTGTTGCTGGAAACCGCGAGCGGCGTGCGCATCGACGTCGAGATCTTCGTGAACTGCCAGTACGGCTACGACATCCAGTGCGAGGTGGTCGGCGAGCAGGGCATCGCGAAGCTGCCCGATCCGCCGGCGGTGGGGCTCAAGCATGCGGCGCGGCAGTCGGTCGAGATCATGACCGACTGGAAGGAGCGCTTCATCGCATCGTACGACGTCGAGCTGCAGGCGTTCATCGACGGCGTGCGCGCGCAAGCGCTCACCGGGCCGTCGGCCTGGGACGGCTACGCGGCGGCGGTCGCGGCCGACGCATGCGTGCGTGCGCAAAAGAGCGGGGCGGTCGAATCGATCGCGATGGCCGAACGCCCCGCGTTCTATCGCGGCTGA
- a CDS encoding TIM barrel protein, producing the protein MTMKIGCAPCCWGVDDVKNPHLPPWRHVLAEAAQAGYSGIELGPYGYIPLELDVVSAELERQRLSITAGTIFDDLVAPENLPNLLRQTREICALITRLPKLPTQDGQRYAAPYLVVIDWGHEERDYAAGHADRAPRLSGARWAGMVEHIRQIATIARDEFGVRTVIHPHAGGYIEFADEIDRIVADIPADTAGLCLDTGHLHYSGMDPETWLRRHAARLDYVHFKDIDAAVYDAVMGEHIAFFAACARGVMCPIGTGVLDYRAIRRALDDIGYAGYITIEQERDPRNAGTSLRDVAASRAFLASAGFA; encoded by the coding sequence ATGACGATGAAGATTGGCTGCGCGCCCTGCTGCTGGGGCGTAGACGACGTGAAGAACCCGCACCTGCCGCCGTGGCGGCACGTGCTCGCCGAAGCCGCGCAGGCCGGCTACTCGGGCATCGAGCTCGGGCCGTACGGCTACATCCCGCTCGAACTCGACGTGGTGAGCGCCGAGCTCGAGCGGCAGCGCCTGAGCATCACCGCCGGTACGATCTTCGACGATCTCGTGGCGCCGGAGAACCTGCCGAACCTGTTGCGCCAGACGCGCGAGATCTGCGCGCTGATCACGCGGCTGCCGAAACTGCCGACGCAGGACGGCCAGCGCTACGCGGCGCCGTACCTGGTCGTGATTGACTGGGGGCATGAGGAACGCGACTACGCGGCCGGCCACGCAGATCGCGCGCCGCGGCTGTCCGGCGCACGCTGGGCCGGCATGGTCGAGCACATCCGGCAGATCGCGACGATCGCGCGCGACGAATTCGGCGTGCGCACGGTGATCCATCCGCATGCGGGCGGCTACATCGAATTCGCGGACGAGATCGACCGGATCGTCGCCGACATTCCGGCCGACACGGCCGGCCTCTGTCTGGATACCGGCCACCTGCATTACTCGGGCATGGACCCGGAAACCTGGCTGCGCCGCCATGCGGCGCGCCTCGACTATGTGCACTTCAAGGACATCGACGCGGCCGTGTACGACGCGGTGATGGGCGAGCACATCGCGTTCTTCGCCGCCTGCGCGCGCGGCGTGATGTGCCCGATCGGCACCGGCGTGCTCGACTACCGGGCGATCCGCCGCGCGCTCGACGACATCGGTTACGCCGGGTACATCACGATCGAACAGGAGCGCGACCCGCGCAATGCCGGCACGAGCCTGCGCGACGTCGCCGCGAGCCGCGCGTTTCTCGCGTCGGCCGGCTTCGCATGA